GCGTCTTTGACCTGGCCAACGAGACTCAGGGCGCGCTCGCCGACCTGAGGGGCCAGCTCGAGCTGGGACGCGAATCGGGGCACGAAGTCCTCGGCGCGGCTCGCGCGGGCGAAGACCCCGAGCTCCCGGCTCACGACCTTCGCGGTGAGGCTGATCCGGTGCACGGTGACGCCCGTGGCCTGGGCGAGCTCGTGGAGCCCACGCGGGGCGCCGAGCTGCTTGGAGGCCAGGTAGACGACGGACGCGACGATCGCGTCCATGGAGCGCCCGCGGGACAGCCCTGCCTCGATCGTCTGGCGGAGCAGGATGGCAGCCCGCTCGCGGAACACGGGGGCGAGACCGAGTCGGCTGGACAGGCTGGACAGCTGCGCGAGACCGGGTGCCAGGGCGCGCTCCGTGCGGTCGTACCGGGTCCACTGGCTCACGCGCCGTAGGCGGTTCAACGCGGCGACGGACCGGGCGTCGATCGGGTTCCCCTTCGCGTCCCGGAGACCGTTGCCGACCATGCTGCCGAGGCCCTTGTCGGGCGCCATGACGGACGGCGGCGGACCCGCGCGGATCCGGTCGTCGCCTTCGAACGTGGTCCAGTCCGGTCCCTGGTCGACCATGCCTTCGTCCAGGACGAATCCGCAGTTGTCACAGACCCGCTCGCCGCGGATCGGGTCGACGTAGATGGCTAGGCTGCCGCAGTTCGGGCAGCGCGCCGTGTCCCGGACCTGCCGCTCCTCGCGGGGCTTCGGGCTCCGGCTGGCGGGGTCGTCTTTCAAGTCCATCGATCGGAAGTTGCTCATGCGATCACCTTGCGGGAGTGGTCGGCCGTGACCCATCGATTCGCCCAACGCTCCAAGCCACGTAGCGCATCGGAGAGATCCTGCCCCATCGCCGTGAGGTGGTACTCCACCGCCACGGGCCGTTCCAGGATCACCCGGCGTTCCATGATGCCTGCCTCCTCGAGTTCCTTGAGGGTCTTGGCGAGGGAACTCTGGCAAATCCCGGAGGACGTCCGCAGCTCGTTGAAGCGTCTCGGACCTC
The sequence above is a segment of the Thermoplasmata archaeon genome. Coding sequences within it:
- a CDS encoding transcription initiation factor IIB family protein, coding for MSNFRSMDLKDDPASRSPKPREERQVRDTARCPNCGSLAIYVDPIRGERVCDNCGFVLDEGMVDQGPDWTTFEGDDRIRAGPPPSVMAPDKGLGSMVGNGLRDAKGNPIDARSVAALNRLRRVSQWTRYDRTERALAPGLAQLSSLSSRLGLAPVFRERAAILLRQTIEAGLSRGRSMDAIVASVVYLASKQLGAPRGLHELAQATGVTVHRISLTAKVVSRELGVFARASRAEDFVPRFASQLELAPQVGERALSLVGQVKDAKLLEANSPVGIAAGALYLASEELEVPVTQAQIARLTGVSEVTIRKHYRLLKEAIEGSPPTPEAA
- a CDS encoding helix-turn-helix domain-containing protein → MVIKEVREQRNMAKSQAPCDGPGCAGLMAISLIGSELKLSVLHSLMGGPRRFNELRTSSGICQSSLAKTLKELEEAGIMERRVILERPVAVEYHLTAMGQDLSDALRGLERWANRWVTADHSRKVIA